A stretch of the Macaca mulatta isolate MMU2019108-1 chromosome 16, T2T-MMU8v2.0, whole genome shotgun sequence genome encodes the following:
- the SLC52A1 gene encoding solute carrier family 52, riboflavin transporter, member 1 isoform X2, which translates to MAAPTLGHLVLTHLLVALFGMGSWAAVNGIWVELPVVVKDLPEGWSLPSYLSVVVALGNLGLLVVTLWRRLAPGKGERVPIQVVQVLSVVGTALLAPLWHHVAPVAGQLHSVAFLTLALVLALACCTSNVTFLPFLSHLPPPFLRSFFLGQGLSALLPCVLALVQGVGRLECSPAPTNGTSGPPLNFPERFPASTFFWALTALLVTSAAAFQGLLLLLPSLPSVTTGGAGPELPLGSPGAEEEEKEEEEALPLQEPPSQAAGTIPGPDPEAHQLFSAHGAFLLGLLAITSALTNGVLPAVQSFSCLPYGRLAYHLAVVLGSAANPLACFLAMGVLCRSLAGLVGLSLLGMLFGAYLMVLAILSPCPPLVGTTAGVILVVLSWVLCLCVFSYVKVAASSLLHGGGRPALLAAGVAIQVGSLLGASTMFPPTSIYHVFQSRKDCVDPCGP; encoded by the exons ATGGCAGCACCCACGCTGGGCCATCTGGTGCTGACCCACCTGCTGGTGGCCCTTTTCGGCATGGGCTCCTGGGCTGCTGTCAACGGCATCTGGGTGGAGCTGCCTGTGGTGGTAAAAGACCTTCCAGAGG GTTGGAGCCTCCCCTCATACCTCTCTGTGGTTGTGGCACTGGGAAACCTGGGTCTGCTGGTGGTGACTCTGTGGAGGCGGCTGGCCCCGGGCAAGGGCGAGCGGGTCCCCATCCAGGTGGTACAGGTGCTGAGTGTAGTGGGCACAGCCCTGCTGGCCCCTCTGTGGCACCACGTGGCCCCAGTGGCAGGGCAACTCCACTCTGTGGCCTTCCTAACACTGGCCTTAGTGTTGGCACTGGCCTGCTGTACCTCTAATGTCACTTTCCTGCCCTTCCTGAGCCACCTGCCACCTCCTTTCTTACGGTCTTTCTTCCTGGGTCAGGGTCTCAGTGCCCTGCTCCCCTGTGTGCTGGCCCTAGTGCAGGGTGTAGGCCGCCTCGAGTGCTCGCCAGCACCCACCAATGGCACCTCTGGGCCTCCCCTCAACTTCCCTGAGCGTTTTCCTGCCAGCACCTTCTTCTGGGCACTGACTGCCCTTCTGGTCACTTCGGCTGCCGCCTTCCAGGGTCTCCTGTTGCTGTTGCCATCACTACCATCTGTAACCACAGGGGGCGCAGGGCCTGAACTTCCATTGGGATCCCCaggagcagaggaggaagagaaggaggaagaagaggcttTGCCATTGCAGGAGCCACCAAGCCAGGCAGCAGGCACCATCCCTGGCCCAGACCCTGAGGCCCATCAGCTGTTCTCAGCCCATGGTGCCTTCCTGCTGGGCCTGCTGGCCATCACCAGTGCCCTGACCAATGGCGTGCTGCCTGCCGTGCAGAGCTTTTCCTGTTTGCCCTATGGGCGCCTGGCCTACCACCTGGCTGTGGTGCTGGGCAGTGCCGCCAACCCCCTTGCCTGCTTCCTGGCCATGGGCGTGCTGTGCAG GTCCCTGGCAGGGCTGGTTGGTCTTTCTCTGCTGGGCATGCTCTTTGGGGCCTACCTGATGGTACTGGCAATCCTGAGCCCCTGCCCACCCCTGGTGGGCACCACTGCAGGGGTGATCCTTGTG GTACTGTCGTGGGTGCTGTGTCTTTGTGTGTTCTCATACGTGAAGGTGGCTGCAAGCTCCCTGCTGCATGGTGGGGGTCGGCCGGCATTGCTGGCGGCTGGTGTGGCCATCCAGGTGGGCTCCCTGCTTGGTGCCAGCACCATGTTCCCTCCCACCAGCATCTACCACGTGTTTCAAAGCAGAAAGGACTGTGTAGACCCCTGTGGCCCCTGA
- the SLC52A1 gene encoding solute carrier family 52, riboflavin transporter, member 1 isoform X1, giving the protein MAAPTLGHLVLTHLLVALFGMGSWAAVNGIWVELPVVVKDLPEGWSLPSYLSVVVALGNLGLLVVTLWRRLAPGKGERVPIQVVQVLSVVGTALLAPLWHHVAPVAGQLHSVAFLTLALVLALACCTSNVTFLPFLSHLPPPFLRSFFLGQGLSALLPCVLALVQGVGRLECSPAPTNGTSGPPLNFPERFPASTFFWALTALLVTSAAAFQGLLLLLPSLPSVTTGGAGPELPLGSPGAEEEEKEEEEALPLQEPPSQAAGTIPGPDPEAHQLFSAHGAFLLGLLAITSALTNGVLPAVQSFSCLPYGRLAYHLAVVLGSAANPLACFLAMGVLCRSLAGLVGLSLLGMLFGAYLMVLAILSPCPPLVGTTAGVILVVSKWGHEVGRRVFPGAKAFTLSLLLCPPLQVLSWVLCLCVFSYVKVAASSLLHGGGRPALLAAGVAIQVGSLLGASTMFPPTSIYHVFQSRKDCVDPCGP; this is encoded by the exons ATGGCAGCACCCACGCTGGGCCATCTGGTGCTGACCCACCTGCTGGTGGCCCTTTTCGGCATGGGCTCCTGGGCTGCTGTCAACGGCATCTGGGTGGAGCTGCCTGTGGTGGTAAAAGACCTTCCAGAGG GTTGGAGCCTCCCCTCATACCTCTCTGTGGTTGTGGCACTGGGAAACCTGGGTCTGCTGGTGGTGACTCTGTGGAGGCGGCTGGCCCCGGGCAAGGGCGAGCGGGTCCCCATCCAGGTGGTACAGGTGCTGAGTGTAGTGGGCACAGCCCTGCTGGCCCCTCTGTGGCACCACGTGGCCCCAGTGGCAGGGCAACTCCACTCTGTGGCCTTCCTAACACTGGCCTTAGTGTTGGCACTGGCCTGCTGTACCTCTAATGTCACTTTCCTGCCCTTCCTGAGCCACCTGCCACCTCCTTTCTTACGGTCTTTCTTCCTGGGTCAGGGTCTCAGTGCCCTGCTCCCCTGTGTGCTGGCCCTAGTGCAGGGTGTAGGCCGCCTCGAGTGCTCGCCAGCACCCACCAATGGCACCTCTGGGCCTCCCCTCAACTTCCCTGAGCGTTTTCCTGCCAGCACCTTCTTCTGGGCACTGACTGCCCTTCTGGTCACTTCGGCTGCCGCCTTCCAGGGTCTCCTGTTGCTGTTGCCATCACTACCATCTGTAACCACAGGGGGCGCAGGGCCTGAACTTCCATTGGGATCCCCaggagcagaggaggaagagaaggaggaagaagaggcttTGCCATTGCAGGAGCCACCAAGCCAGGCAGCAGGCACCATCCCTGGCCCAGACCCTGAGGCCCATCAGCTGTTCTCAGCCCATGGTGCCTTCCTGCTGGGCCTGCTGGCCATCACCAGTGCCCTGACCAATGGCGTGCTGCCTGCCGTGCAGAGCTTTTCCTGTTTGCCCTATGGGCGCCTGGCCTACCACCTGGCTGTGGTGCTGGGCAGTGCCGCCAACCCCCTTGCCTGCTTCCTGGCCATGGGCGTGCTGTGCAG GTCCCTGGCAGGGCTGGTTGGTCTTTCTCTGCTGGGCATGCTCTTTGGGGCCTACCTGATGGTACTGGCAATCCTGAGCCCCTGCCCACCCCTGGTGGGCACCACTGCAGGGGTGATCCTTGTGGTGAGCAAGTGGGGACATGAAGTGGGGAGGAGGGTGTTCCCTGGGGCAAAGGCGTTCACACTCAGCCTGCTGCTGTGTCCCCCCTTGCAGGTACTGTCGTGGGTGCTGTGTCTTTGTGTGTTCTCATACGTGAAGGTGGCTGCAAGCTCCCTGCTGCATGGTGGGGGTCGGCCGGCATTGCTGGCGGCTGGTGTGGCCATCCAGGTGGGCTCCCTGCTTGGTGCCAGCACCATGTTCCCTCCCACCAGCATCTACCACGTGTTTCAAAGCAGAAAGGACTGTGTAGACCCCTGTGGCCCCTGA